In the Dictyostelium discoideum AX4 chromosome 6 chromosome, whole genome shotgun sequence genome, AAATTTCCAGCACGAGCAGTTCTACCAACTCTATGAACGTATAATGTAATATTTGGTGGtgtattataattaattacaaCATCAATATCTTGAATATCCATACCTCTAGACATAATATCACTACAAATTAAACTATATAGTCATatcataattaaaaataaaaaaataaaaaaattaatattaattttatgaattataaaaaaaaaaaaaaaatacattacatatcaatttgatttaatttaaatcttgATAATAAATCAGCTCTTTCAACAGTTGATAAAGATGAAGAATATTCTTCACAtgtgaattttaatttatcaacttgaccaattaattttaataatgtatTTAATCTATGAGTGATATCAACTGATTTTGTAAAACaaatgattttctttttattttcaccatttgcattgttttttaataatgattcataaataatatttaataaaaccaaTGGTTTTTGATCACCATTTGAAATGATATAACATTCTTTTAATGTTGATGGCATactatatttaatttctttagtTTTACTagttgtaaaaaataatggtgCATTCAATTGTAATAATGAAATCTTTGATGGATTATATGTCATTGTtgctgataataataatttaaccaatttaaattcaCTCCAACATAAATGAttcatttgattattattatcttttaatgatattgatttttcaaataattcaatatcactaaaaaaaaaaaaaaaaaaaaagttaatatattacaataaatttataataataataataaaattaataatttaccctttactattatattttattaattgttcttcttgttgttgatttaaatcaGAATGTTGATTTgttgaatcaattacaatttcTAACCAATCTTGAAAACTTTGTCTTAATAATCTATCAGCTTCATCAATtactaaataatttaaatattttaaggTGAAACCTAAAGTTTCATTTATATGATCAACGATTCTACCAGGTGTTGAAACGATGATATCAACCAAACTTTCATAAAGTGCATGTTCGCCATAtgaatgatttttaattaataatttttgttcAATGTGAAATGGTTTTACACCTAATGAAAGTACAACTAAATCAGTtcctttaataattgattgaaaTGTTTTTTCAACTTGAATCACTAGATCATGAGTTGGTACAATCACTGCAACTCTAACTCTTCTAACTACTCTTTTAACAATTTTCTGTACTAATGGTATTGCATATGCCAATGTTTTACCACTACCTGTTGGTGCACAAACACAAATATCATGTCCTTCAGTACGATTTATAAATGGTACTATCTCTTGTTGAACtggaaataaatttataattgattgttcttttaaattatttattaaccattcttcaataccaaatgattccaatgtattattattattatttatattttcattataatttattgttGTCATTATTATAACGTATtgcaactttttttttttcaaaaaataaatgaaaattgataattatttcgttcgttttttccaaaattttaaaaaaaaaaaaaaaaaattaaaaaaaattaaaaaaaaaaaaaaaattttttttttaatttttttttattaaaggcaatcaattttttttttgtcgaCAAAGGATTTCAAAAATGggagaaattaataataataaagaaataaatgaaaaagatgatgaaattaataataaaagattaaaatatgaaggatttataaaaaaagaaaaaaagaaaaaacaaaagattGATCATTCAATACCATTAAAAGAGAAACCAACTCAAGAAGATATTGATTCCCATAGTGAATGTTTATTTTggattgtaaataaaaaaaagcatAGAGCtgaattttgtaaatataaaagaGCAAAAGATTCAATACTTTGTAATCATCATAAACCAATTGATCAAATATCTTCAGAACCGCAACCGCAACTAACTGATTATAATGGGGACGATGTcactgaaaataataataattctactactaccaccacagCCACTACCCAAGATGATAATTCCAAAccaaaagaaagaaaaagaatacaTTGTCCATTAAATCCAACTcagtatgtatttttttttattttttttattctatttttagaattagtatttatattaataatttttttttaaaaaaaaaaaaaatagtattattTATGAATgtaaattacaaaaacatttaaaagcATGTCCAAATGCAAAAGTTGGTCAAAAGAATGCACAcattgaattatcaaaaaaagaacCATATTATAAAGAGaatataaatgatttaaatgaaaatgtaaaattaacattagaaccaataattttatcacAAGTTTCAactgaaaatttaattaatatctCTATTAAATTGGATCAATTCTTtgaaaaattctttaaaaatgaaattcaatCTTTAAATCAAACACATAAatcttttgataaaatttttaattcagagtatgtaatatttaaatatatcatCACCTATAataacagcagcaacaacaacaatatattattaattggaaaataacttataatttattatttattattaatattaatattattattttaatttttaaaaaaaaaaaaattaaaaaaatagtcaacaattaaaacataTTCAACAAGAATcatcaattataaatttattagaaaataGTAATCTTTATAATTCAGATAATGTTTATTTAGAGTTTGGGGCAGGATCAGGTAAATTAAGTAACCATATATTTATGTCACATGAAAAGAAATCAGgtcatattttaattgatagaATGAAATTTagatcattaaaaaaagtagatAGATTAATAAAGAATGAAAAAGGTTGTCATCATTTCTCTAgacttttaattgatattagACATTTAAATCTATCAAATCTATCAATACTTGAAGAGAAACCATTCGTTATCACATCAAAACATCTTTGTGGTTGTGCAACTGATTTCACATtagattcaatttttaatcttttaaataattcaaatgaaaaagttaataataattttaaaggaaTTGGTATTGCAACTTGTTGTCATcatatttgtaattttaatacttattcaagtaagttttttttaaattttaaaaaaaaaaaaaaaaaaaaaaaaaaaaaaaaaaaaaaaagtaattttaatatttttatatttttctatttatagATCAATCATATTTAaaagatcaattaaatattacaCCATtagaatttcaattaatttgttCGATTAGTAGTTGGGCaacaattgatgaaaataaatgtaataatgatgatgatgataatgaagttgaagaagatgatgaattaattaaaaaagataaaaaagaaaaaaaagaatttgaaaatcaattaaagattgaatttaataaacaagATGTATTTagtataaaaagaaaagaggAATTAGGATATAAAGCAAAGAGATTAATTGATTATGgtagatatttatttattaaagaaaaattaaatttaccaaataCAAAATTTTGGATTTATACAAATcaatcaaaagaaaatttatttttagtttcaaataaataaattaaaaaattaatttaaaattaattaaataatttatttaattgttaaattgtttaataatatagatgaattatttatattttttttttttttttttttaaaaaattttttaaaaagttttttttattttatttttttttgttaaagaATTGTTGGTAAAGAATCGTAACCATTTGTAGCAGGTAAAGTTTCTCTTTTCGAATAATAGGGTTCAAGTACTACATCTTTAGGGAAATTTCTGAGACGTGGTTCACCTGTTGATACATCGATAGTGAGTTGAAgtatttttgtaaattgaGGACATTCTGAAAGAAAATCTGGAAGGGTTTTCTTTGCACCAGCAGTATCATCAGCCTTTACTAAATAATGACGAATACGTTTTTCAGGATCGGGATCATCTACTTTATAGCCAACTGCGAAATGGCCAGCATGACGTTCACTGAAACGAATTAAAAAGGTGCCTTGCTCTTCATTACGAAGGGCTTCTTCGACACTTTGACGAGAAATGAAACCATAGATGAGACCCGATTGCCACATGGAGCAAACGTGACGTTGATAACGTAGTTTTTGTAAACCTTTACCAAACCAAATCCAAAATGAATCAAAACTAGATTGAGGGATCATTGGTTTACTTCCGaaaaattgatgatgaatgTACATGAGTTCGTGACGTGATAGGTAACGAGTTGGTTTCATAAAGTCTTGACGAGTTGCACGCAAGAAATGTCTTTGAAGTTTATTGGCATAGGAAGCCCAAGGTATTTCATTGTTATTTCCAAAGGAATCTTTCTTTAGGAGAGTACCATCTGATTCTTCATATTGACATTCATTGGTGATAACGATGAATGGTGAGGTTGGTGGTGATTCAATGTTTACAGCGGTACCACCAACCACTTGAACTTGCATTCCAAATTTGAGGGTTACTGGATTCTTTCTGGtaccatttaaaaatttgagATGATATTTTGCCAAACGATTGGTTTCATCCATTGATACCACCTCTGTTTCAATGGTTTTTGGAGATGAAGAAGTCTTTGAGCCTTGTTGATTCTCAACGATCATTGTTGCTCTAACTTTACCGATCATTTGTAACTCTGTACGAGTGCCACAAAGTAATTGAACGACTACTGGATCATCTTCCAATGGTTTACACTTTGTAATTACCATTGGGAATGGTTGTTCAATCACTACCAAAGCAGCGATAGTTGGTGGTGGATTTTGTGGACGAACTAAAAGTTGTAACTCTTCATGATACAATTCCAATTGAATACTTTGAATGGTGAGTTCATGTAAAAGGAAGATAACATTTCTAATCTCTGGTGGTGATAAAACAAAGGTTTGGTCAATTTGTTGAAGTGAGGTGATCTCTGcatcaatttgttttttcaatgTATTTTGTTCATTATCCAACATTTGGAATGTCTCTTTTTGTGGGTGTGCCAACACTTGTTTTTGTACAATTTTCATCTTATCCAATTGTTCCTTTTGAGCCAAATGTAACTTTAAACATTCATTAATGATTTGTTGATGTGGTTGTAATACATTTCCATATGGtgtatttattaaaagatgatCTGGTAATggcaaattattattattacaatgttgaattgatgataatatatTTGGTTCAATTATATCATCTGGTGATCCAATTCCATTTGagctattactactattactaccattattattattattattattattattaccattattattgatatggGTTGGAATTGGATGTAAATGTTGTGGTTCAACTGGTAATTGATGtaaaattggtaattcaATTTGTTGCATTTGTGGTTGTGTtggttgatttaattgattttgatgatttaattgattttgattatttaattgattttgattatttaattgattttgattatttaattgattttggtgatttaattgattttgatgattttgatgaatttgttggtgttgttggtgttgttgttgttggtgttgttgatgttgttgttgttgttgatgttgttgttgttgttgatgttgttgttgttgttgttgttgttgatgatgttgttgttgttgttgttgttgttgttgctgttgttgttgttgttgttgttgttgttgctgttgttgctgttgttgttgttgttgttgttgttgttggaattggaattgttgttgttgtaaatgttgttgttctaattgttgttgttgaatttgtgcTTGTTGTGCTTGAATttgtgcttgttgttgttgaatttgttgggcctgttgttgttgaatttgtgcTTGATCTATTTGTGGGTTGTTAACTTGTTGAATTGGTtgcaattgttgttgtaataattgctgttgttgaatttgtgcACCATCAATAGTTTGGAAATATGGATCAAtgttaaccttttttttttttattttttttgttttattttgaaatttaaaaaaaaaaagacaaattaataatatgaaacaagaatttaatttaaaatagaaaaataaaaaaaaatatccaagtaaaaataaaaaaatgtttattagaaaaaaaaaaaaaactaataaaaaaaaaaaattaataaaaaaaaaaaaaaaaaaaaaagaaaagatatttttttttttttttttcaaaaatccATTATCATAATCAAAAccctttgaaaaaaaaaaataaaaaaataaaaaaaaataaaataaaataatggaTGACACTTACAGAATTTTGTCCAATattttgttggtgttgggTTTGTTGACCTGTTACGTCAGTATAAATTGGGTATGAGTAAGGAATGTTTGAATTTTGTTGAACCCCAATTGCTGGTGGAGTTGctgtattaatattattattattattattattattattattattattattattattattattattattattattattattggtattattgtttatGTTGTTATTGGTGGATATAGGTGAAGATGCGTTAGAAAGTGGTGATGTTGCTATACCTTCAGTTTTCACTGTCACTGTTGTGgtatttgaattatatattggttgttgtgattgtggttgtggtagtTGTGGTTggggttgtggttgtggttgtggttgttgattCTGTTGGTTTTGTTGATTCTGTTGTCCTGTTCCGttactttttaattattaaattattaaaatattaaataaatttggaattggaatttaaagaaaaaaaaaaaaaaaaattaaataacaaataaaaaaaatttattattaaaaaaaaaaaaaaataaaaaaaaaataaaaataaaaaaaaaataaaaaaataaaaataataattatttgaaattgaaaatcattttaaacaaaaataaattttaaaattaaaattaaattaattaaaaaaaatatatatgtttataaaaattatttgaaaattataattttagtaataaaagtcaaattttataataatagggttaattataataaaaaaaaaaaataaaaaaaaaaaaaataaaaaaaaaaaaaaaataaaaatttgaaaaaacacCATATTAGTATAAgattttttgattgtttttttttggtagATATTTTGGGTGATAATTACTCTAAAAATGTCATTAATGAcattaaatcatcatttgTGGTGTTGAATCCATCACTTGAAAATTCTGGTTCTTCTTGTTTTACTTCAAAAGTGTTGCTAATTGCATCTAAAGGTCTCTTTTTTGGATTGTTATTGCTCATTTTgattggtgatgataattattattatatagtATTGATATtactataattttaaaagtagTAATTATGTTTATTTCTTAATATTAGTATTGATAAATAATGTTTGTTGTGAaatatggttttttttttgattgaatatcgtaataattattttgaattattttaaattattattattttttttattaaaaaaaaaaattattattattttttgaaaatgtacAAAGTGAATATCTCtagatgtttttttttttttttattataaattttgattatcgTAATAGCTTATTATTATGGTGGgggtggttttttttttttttttttttttttttttttttttttttttaataattgtaaatatgtttat is a window encoding:
- the ddx51 gene encoding DEAD/DEAH box helicase, with amino-acid sequence MTTINYNENINNNNNTLESFGIEEWLINNLKEQSIINLFPVQQEIVPFINRTEGHDICVCAPTGSGKTLAYAIPLVQKIVKRVVRRVRVAVIVPTHDLVIQVEKTFQSIIKGTDLVVLSLGVKPFHIEQKLLIKNHSYGEHALYESLVDIIVSTPGRIVDHINETLGFTLKYLNYLVIDEADRLLRQSFQDWLEIVIDSTNQHSDLNQQQEEQLIKYNSKGDIELFEKSISLKDNNNQMNHLCWSEFKLVKLLLSATMTYNPSKISLLQLNAPLFFTTSKTKEIKYSMPSTLKECYIISNGDQKPLVLLNIIYESLLKNNANGENKKKIICFTKSVDITHRLNTLLKLIGQVDKLKFTCEEYSSSLSTVERADLLSRFKLNQIDILICSDIMSRGMDIQDIDVVINYNTPPNITLYVHRVGRTARAGNFGVSYTIVDKSEIKYYISMMKKAERSQTLHCLKWKPNVYEKFQSSYKLGLNQMRLIYSKRKINDIGDNGDDNNDNNNEDGNEIDGSVENIENNNNNNNNNNKNNNNNNFEKDYEVKLKHSLLEISKKKAKINFNI
- the dstC gene encoding signal transducer and activator of transcription family protein (Similar to STAT), with the translated sequence MSNNNPKKRPLDAISNTFEVKQEEPEFSSDGFNTTNDDLMSLMTFLDNGTGQQNQQNQQNQQPQPQPQPQPQLPQPQSQQPIYNSNTTTVTVKTEGIATSPLSNASSPISTNNNINNNTNNNNNNNNNNNNNNNNNNNNNNNINTATPPAIGVQQNSNIPYSYPIYTDVTGQQTQHQQNIGQNSVNIDPYFQTIDGAQIQQQQLLQQQLQPIQQVNNPQIDQAQIQQQQAQQIQQQQAQIQAQQAQIQQQQLEQQHLQQQQFQFQQQQQQQQQQQQQQQQQQQQQQQQQQQQQQQQHHQQQQQQQQHQQQQQHQQQQQHQQHQQQQHQQHQQIHQNHQNQLNHQNQLNNQNQLNNQNQLNNQNQLNHQNQLNQPTQPQMQQIELPILHQLPVEPQHLHPIPTHINNNGNNNNNNNNNGSNSSNSSNGIGSPDDIIEPNILSSIQHCNNNNLPLPDHLLINTPYGNVLQPHQQIINECLKLHLAQKEQLDKMKIVQKQVLAHPQKETFQMLDNEQNTLKKQIDAEITSLQQIDQTFVLSPPEIRNVIFLLHELTIQSIQLELYHEELQLLVRPQNPPPTIAALVVIEQPFPMVITKCKPLEDDPVVVQLLCGTRTELQMIGKVRATMIVENQQGSKTSSSPKTIETEVVSMDETNRLAKYHLKFLNGTRKNPVTLKFGMQVQVVGGTAVNIESPPTSPFIVITNECQYEESDGTLLKKDSFGNNNEIPWASYANKLQRHFLRATRQDFMKPTRYLSRHELMYIHHQFFGSKPMIPQSSFDSFWIWFGKGLQKLRYQRHVCSMWQSGLIYGFISRQSVEEALRNEEQGTFLIRFSERHAGHFAVGYKVDDPDPEKRIRHYLVKADDTAGAKKTLPDFLSECPQFTKILQLTIDVSTGEPRLRNFPKDVVLEPYYSKRETLPATNGYDSLPTIL